The Bombus vancouverensis nearcticus chromosome 5, iyBomVanc1_principal, whole genome shotgun sequence genome segment cccgacccaaagaaggtcgaagccgtatcaaaatttccacgaccaaagagggtgaaaaatatcaaacaatttctgggactagcaggatattacagaagatttatacccgatttctccaaggtcgcgaaaccattgacacaactactaaagaaagatactccctttaaatggacagaaaatcaagaaaacgcattcaataatttaaaaacagcgcTAATGACAAAACCCATTCTACAATacccagacttttctaaaccctttaaccttactacagacgcatcaggatatgcaataagcggtgtactgagtcaagggccaattgGAAAGGATTTACcaattgcgtatgcctcaagactattaaattccgccgaacaaaattactctaccatagaaaaagagtgtctggcaattgtttacagcgcaatgcacttccgaccgtatctttacggaagaaagtttactatcgtaaccgatcataaacctttagtgtggatgcattctatcaaagatcctacttcgagaatttggaaatggaaattaaaattatcggactttgaatttgatattgtatacaaagaaggcagggcgaacgcaaacgcagacgcattatctaggaaccctccggaagtttgtttaccaatcagaaagagagaggaggtcgcaccgattcgctatcctgtctcaaaaagattcgaaatagatacgtcaacggaagactctcccatattcgaagccaaaccacgcgtcttgcctcaatccactGATCTTACAAAACAAGGAAAAATTTCTACTCGAAAGCATTTTACACTGGAAGAAACACCCGTAAAATATTTTGACGAAGCACTAACCGAGCTCGATGTAAACACAAATAGAGAAATAACTGATCAAGGAAAAAGGCGCATGGACACAACAAACGAAGAAGAACCCTCCGccgtaattccagaactaactccacaacgagaaaaggatacgcatgtctcaaaaagatttaaacaggatacgtcaaccgaagatttttccatattcgaagctaaaccacacgtcttgcctcaatccagtgatcctaaaaatcaaggaaaggtttttacccgaaaacattttacaatagaagaaacccctataaaatatttagaccaagcattagcagaaatcgatgtaagtacagatagggaaataaccaatcgagaaaaagaagacacggatacaacaagcgaaaaagagacctccactgtaattccagaactaattcaacaacaagaaaaggacacgagacctacgataatcgcggaactaaaaatttcagaaacccgagactcaattgcgagagtaaatgaccataaagtagtatttatagatatacatggcaaacAGATAGATAAAGAAGCCTTAGAAacgaaggaaacgggaaaattgcctcgttatgaagatttaatgttagaaaacgcaagattgaattacgattctggaaaatacattgtatccctaccgataaaggaaaatagaaatattccaataacaccagaaaatttattaaactcgctaagatctctattagacgtagtaaatgaaaaacagttaacttcgtttagcattagcaaaggaaacttggaggaaataccctggcgatatacaatcagaaaattaaaggaaatatttatggaaaaaaccttaaccatcaccatttgcactggggaagtaattactccacctgtggaagcgcggaacaacataatacgggaaaaacatgaatcaagcgtagcaggacacaaaggaattacaaaaacttatcaaagaatacgacaacactactattgggaaaatatgaaaaagaaaattcaagattacgtaagaacatgtaaggaatgtcaattgaagaaactcacaagaataaaagcaaaacaaccaatggtacttacagacacaccaggtaaagcattcgataagattagtatggatattgtaggtccattaccaaaaactcaaaagggaaatgaatatatattaaccatccaagatttactaacaaaatactcaatcgggattccactaggaggaatctcttcagccgagatagcggacgtttttgtaaagcgatttatttgtcgtttcggatcaccgagagctattctcactgatcaaggaacgaactttacatcctcactaatgaagaaagtagcaaagagattccgcatcaaacaatataccacgacggcatatcatccacaaagtaacggttcaatcgaaagatctcaccacgtactgattgaatatctcaaattatacattgaaaattccagaaattgggacgaatgggtagaattagctatgttttcctataatacctctgtacacgaaggaacgaaattctccccgcacgaattagtttttggacatctagccagagaacctactggtgaagtaataatagaagagaacatggaaccaacatacgcagaatatctcgaagatctgttcgataaaattaacactgtacaacgaatggcgagagaaaatttgataaaatccaaactaagatcaaaagaatattacgaccgacgaatcaacccccaggactttaaaataggagattcgatatatttactaaaagaacccagtaaaggaaaattctccgatcaatatactggacgacacaaagtgctagaaatcttgcagaacaaaacgtcaagattgaagtaaaagggattccgcgaacagtgcacttaaacaagttaaaactagcgcataatcgaaataaacaatgaataaagtgatttcagtgggcaacgtagtgcagtagtgaatgttgtagtgctgttcgtcaaatgacacagatagcgaaaacataaaaggaaaaaggaaaaattattatatgtgcttcaattattgtttaaatataaaacgtgttaactcaatgaataattaactagtgaaagtgaaagttaccttgtgaacaagtgatcaacgtacaagaaggtttacgtgcaaaataggttatggctccctgtctgcggaacaccatgtaccagctaaaaataaatgaacgaattaacttcaatagccttaatgcaaaatacaacattaccaaatgttataacaatactgtggaagcgtagcactgtttgtcgaataacacagatagcggaaacttgaaaagaaaaagtttattacgagtgctccaattactgtttgaatgtaaaatgtgTTAGTTCAatgaataactaaaacagtaaaagtgcaacttacctcgtgaacaattaatcaccatacaaggaagtgtacatgcatgaatttcgcagattaacaagaagaaataaaatagctgataagtatagaaagtggttagaaaataattaagatagataaattgagagtaaaaggatattttattatgtattaatctacgtagtattgtcatattattatatctaacatgtagaagtagattttgtaatgcacaatagcggccgcacacacaatgcattatacacatattaaactaaataaactaaacagtacctttatagccacagatataagacgattgaaggcaaccgtagtaagtatccaaggcatatcgaagaatcggatgatgttgtgggaatgatctaggtaagtgatgcagcatcgaaagagtagaatctgaagagttacagacaatgttaatctaacaagtagattttaatcactaataaagaaactaattcatatcatacacaaaataatagcaaatagcaagtacaagcaataataaattaatagggaaaataaaaaaggtcaataaacacaggaataggttagaaattaatcaagatagactaactaaatattaacaacatgactgaattcggtgcaaaagaataaagttacgctacacaaaatatctggtaacacaatacacaaaaaacattaactaaattaaacaagacttatataaatgcaagtcacgtataatcaaaacaatgactattgaaattcggtgaCAACACAATCGatgctatcacattaaagtagcacacggtattgacacacacaatatcatgaaacacaaaacaatattacagaaacactactaaataaaattatagtgattaacaattaattagctatttcaacaacacgcaactgttgacattaaaccaacgatacacgcaagcaaccatgttgaaaaattcgtcgcgcgcacccCACACATACGCACCTcacacaaataatagccaatacaatgtaatacagcataataatagcaatgttaggtactgaaaaaaaaatataataaaaaaaaaagaaaaaagagagagagataaggaaaatatatataataaataacaactaacataatcataacttattatatatatattatactacatacagggatacagtatttgtacaaagggacaggtccgaacgaaacttataaaattataaaatatatatatattaactgttttcgtatgtatgtacagaacaggtggcgagttcatcaaccctaacatagaggacccagacgggcccgtacccgcattcgatctggaagcgacggaggatgttcagtcttgcctttgtgttcggttgatacgttccatctaccatttagataacggtcatctttgtcaagactgtttcgataacttagatccagacgACCAGGACCAatgtgacgacccacccactcatttcatatgcggagtatctgcaagaacacgaatatcatattgtcgtatgtgtgatataaacctagcggacctacaacccgctatatcatgcctccaatgcatgaccgtttacactaatctaactcaccttgaaagaaactttttagttcaaggaatagcaatccgcgccgtggaactataaagtacttgtatgctacgcacaaaaccaaatactgatgctatccacctgtaaacaaacaacatttataactatacatataattttcacttatgtttaccaatatatgtatacacccatgttgtaaagtaggctaTATCTAtaacactcacttccattgataatgcaagtgactcgtaaaataagtcgtcatatttaccatcacacgcacatatatatatatatatatatatatatatatatatatatatattcaaagacaagctatatttgtaatatctattcctattaatgatatatacttatatatttataacaataaaacaaatctcatctatactacttaccaatatgtatgcatatatgtatataattataacccaggtagcattcatgaaatttattttcaccgataacatgtacgtaaaacctaaaataaaacaaaggattttaacaataaaaaaagaaagaggaaaaagagagaaaaaatacatataaatataaaacttttctttttctatatacatatattaataataataaaaggttattcttattactaataaactcgagagtaagaaacgatttaataaattgttaataggaagatgaatcgcctggttatcgtacttaccctcatcaaaatagcatatggcctggtaggatatgactgcaatggcaaccacctcaacgttaccactatctctctaaactccattggggactgcagcatacagcctgcgatgactgaaacccaagatatttatattcaACTACTGCAACTCTCAGAATTCGAATTTACCAgtgtaaggcaatgcaaggtgcaaataactcgaattatatattactgtggcatgcactaccacacgtcggcagtgcataacggattcgccgaatacctccatgaaacaaccgcccaacaatgtgcaaggatgcaccaagacggcacgttttcactcggaccacaaaaccttatagtaggcctaaaagataatgcaacagaaacaaggtcgcttgtcctagccggcaagttaacagacgacggcagctgccagggaacacagtatgtagacccatacgggagctgggaaaaggtcgtcgtacaagccacagtaaggataagtttaaaatcagcagttgtgccagtatGGATcaaggcgaacaaaattctactgaaatcaggaacggtatgtacccttagcgaaggaaactgtccagacgctgaagacggatacacttatcggcaaccacaaccaccctcaccatgcaaatttgatcagtacgatgtgctatatgaaggaattgctacaaagatccaggaaataaaaaccaacagggaatcagcacaaccagtttacgcactaacaacgcaggaagtaacatttgcactgactaaaactggagaacagccactgtgtagatataccctactatccactgAACACTCCAAATTGTTCCTGTTAGAAAcgacaagaggaaatacgtttatctccaaaagcaagacagcagtcgaaaacttggacatattcgcatacgtcaactcaaaattcatttacgtagagaaacatattaaacgacaaatgacaacattataccatgatatactgacacaaaggtgtaccacacagaagaaactaatagagaatgctttaagcttagcaatcttactgcccgatgaatttgcatacaccataaccaaaaccccaggacacatggccctgatcgcaggagaggcagtccatatagtcaaatgcattccggtacaagtaaaggtacgacatacaacagaatgctactcggagctacccgtttggcaagggaatcgcaccgcatttttaacgccaaaaacacacatcctaacgcaacacggaaaccacagagaatgtagcgcggtactacctacgctatacaatatcgacggacactggcacaaattcgtaccaaaacccatggaaacaattgcaccacaggaactccgcccggacgtgcgccaaacgtggcaatattcagcaccatcgtcgttggccacgagcggaatatatacccaaaaagacctggacgcactacgggaccacgtcatgttcccggcagaaaaatctgcagtcttgaacacattggccagaggagcaacaggaaaaacaatcgtccctggaatagtaaacatcctgggaatgatggacgaaaacacattaacgacaatagcgaaaaataccgtatcaagcttatggactgggtttatggaatttggaactgtcagtgcagcaatatttggaatactcgtaatatttaaactaatcaagacgataatagatatagccatacacggataccagttacgtgaaacttacggatgtgaaatcgccctattaggagcaatatgcggctcagtcacccacctgctactatacctcaaaagaaaacgaaatatcgatgatcaaacagcacaacctcaagggatatcgataacaccggtagtcactcaacaaccaacgacatctacgtccgccttgagcgaactcagagacaccatcagtcaaatttcctttggaaatttgaactccaagggcgagggtgtcacgtcccgcgctccgcacgcgccgtaacaagaacaagaaaaccattctatacaaaacgcgcgaataaggatttgaatgcacaaacgaacacacggcgctacgaaactaaaggaaggagtaacaaaacgagggcgactaataaatccaaccagtataaattaaaataaataaaaccagctaatggattgaacgagctacgaaccaaacaaataacccgggaaataagaataactacaaaaggggaaataattgaaaggccagaaatacatatatatataaatatattttaatcaatcaacttggagagttacatataagtataaacatatatgccgaacatgtaataacctagtaaatattagagacagtgcttccaatactatgcaacaaatacaatattatcaatttatgaaatataagtatatatgaagtcaaaaactaatagtttaacgaatacataaaacacacaatattgtattattaaagaaataaaggttacattgtcagaaatatatatatatgtgtgcgcattctatcaaataaataatctaagatacatacttaaaactagcctacattccggtaaagaattataaaataagaactacattacgaaacatgcatgtctatatataaatatataaattatattctaaactaaaccactattaatgtatgcgcattctacattattgattcaaatcgataatctaagatacatacttaaaactagcctacat includes the following:
- the LOC143302760 gene encoding uncharacterized protein LOC143302760 isoform X3, producing MVACVYRWFNVNNSTLSMLHHLPRSFPQHHPILRYALDTYYGCLQSSYICGYKDSTLSMLHHLPRSFPQHHPILRYALDTYYGCLQSSYICGYKAGTWCSADREP
- the LOC143302758 gene encoding uncharacterized protein LOC143302758 yields the protein MRSICKNTNIILSKMNRLVIVLTLIKIAYGLVGYDCNGNHLNVTTISLNSIGDCSIQPAMTETQDIYIQLLQLSEFEFTSVRQCKVQITRIIYYCGMHYHTSAVHNGFAEYLHETTAQQCARMHQDGTFSLGPQNLIVGLKDNATETRSLVLAGKLTDDGSCQGTQYVDPYGSWEKVVVQATVRISLKSAVVPVWIKANKILLKSGTVCTLSEGNCPDAEDGYTYRQPQPPSPCKFDQYDVLYEGIATKIQEIKTNRESAQPVYALTTQEVTFALTKTGEQPLCRYTLLSTEHSKLFLLETTRGNTFISKSKTAVENLDIFAYVNSKFIYVEKHIKRQMTTLYHDILTQRCTTQKKLIENALSLAILLPDEFAYTITKTPGHMALIAGEAVHIVKCIPVQVKVRHTTECYSELPVWQGNRTAFLTPKTHILTQHGNHRECSAVLPTLYNIDGHWHKFVPKPMETIAPQELRPDVRQTWQYSAPSSLATSGIYTQKDLDALRDHVMFPAEKSAVLNTLARGATGKTIVPGIVNILGMMDENTLTTIAKNTVSSLWTGFMEFGTVSAAIFGILVIFKLIKTIIDIAIHGYQLRETYGCEIALLGAICGSVTHLLLYLKRKRNIDDQTAQPQGISITPVVTQQPTTSTSALSELRDTISQISFGNLNSKGEGVTSRAPHAP